Proteins from a genomic interval of Rhipicephalus microplus isolate Deutch F79 chromosome 6, USDA_Rmic, whole genome shotgun sequence:
- the LOC119168003 gene encoding uncharacterized protein LOC119168003: protein MASGHYYRLLVLLAAPLLGTCQLQLSDGCKVETLRACGEDFIPYSKGPYLHESGTELDEVCKRDKVQIPCTLNFINECTEGLSKAAALVAVKALEENIEAVCNVGSDPYKEFQRGIKCMNSHGVQIHKCIKGFHDTVERAIIKGSVKETVHYTCCSYHDTLDCISSALDPCESVGSKDFMIGVIEQMFGETLNLVCGRYTKGSDNCKSLPQLPPLDAKDRRIGNMVEVLLEAAGTIGRKN from the exons ATGGCTTCTGGTCATTATTATAGGCTTCTCGTCCTGTTGGCGGCACCACTGCTTG GCACGTGCCAGCTTCAGTTAAGTGACGGCTGCAAGGTGGAAACCCTGCGAGCGTGTGGAGAAGACTTCATTCCGTATTCCAAGGGTCCCTACCTGCACGAGTCTGGGACAGAGTTGGACGAAGTATGCAA GAGGGACAAGGTGCAGATTCCGTGCACACTAAATTTCATCAATGAGTGCACGGAAGGGCTCTCCAAGGCTGCAGCACTAGTGGCTGTAAAGGCACTGGAAGAAAACATTGAGGCTGTCTGCAACGTGGGCTCGGACCCATACAAAG AATTTCAAAGAGGAATCAAGTGCATGAATTCTCATGGAGTTCAAATTCACAAGTGCATCAAAGGTTTCCACGATACTGTGGAACGGGCCATCATCAAGGGTTCCGTGAAAGAAACTGTTCACTACACATGTTG CTCTTACCACGACACGCTGGACTGCATTTCTAGCGCCCTCGATCCTTGCGAGAGTGTCGGCTCTAAGGATTTCATGATCGGAGTCATCGAGCAGATGTTCGGCGAGACACTCAACCTGGTATGCGGCAGGTACACGAAGGGTTCGGATAACTGCAAATCTCTGCCACAGCTGCCACCACTGGATGCGAAGGATCGGCGGATCGGCAACATGGTTGAAGTTCTCTTGGAAGCTGCGGGAACTATTGGGCGAAAGAACTAG